Proteins from a genomic interval of Rubinisphaera italica:
- a CDS encoding GNAT family N-acetyltransferase translates to MIFSSKSNLDSELLILTPDQCTTDFQRDWKKLEQESLSGNAFLSPEFVLSLATIRPRDQQPIILACRNRQRNQLIGLGVFDQVNATKALPLPHWISVNCPHSYRSGLLIAENSRTEFYQLLTEFLKEKQDEILGIEFRNLRFNSQWAQELREFTAENRGSFRLLPESESAAVDLRLLPEKGLPEFWSTSRRKSIRKNQNRLSKNGPIQFRLIENKSEFDVALSHFLRLEESSWKGEIGTALQSTQKDRKFIQHLTHQSQSSDYLVISQLLAGEDIVATALNFCSGRELFAFKIAWDDRFVKCSPGILHEVALVDYLISEQLPYDRIDSCSSAGSYLENLWPNRVAIGSGLLCMNKLARGTGKMISQMQLLKRWMTNLT, encoded by the coding sequence ATGATTTTTTCGTCTAAATCCAACCTGGATTCCGAGCTATTGATTCTCACTCCCGATCAGTGCACCACTGATTTCCAGAGAGACTGGAAAAAACTCGAACAGGAAAGTTTAAGTGGAAATGCATTCTTATCACCAGAGTTTGTGCTTTCGCTGGCAACCATTCGACCGCGTGATCAACAGCCAATCATTTTGGCATGCAGAAACCGTCAGCGAAACCAACTGATCGGCTTGGGGGTATTCGATCAGGTCAACGCAACGAAAGCACTTCCGTTACCTCATTGGATTTCTGTCAATTGTCCACACTCATACCGAAGTGGATTACTGATCGCTGAAAATTCCAGGACCGAGTTTTATCAATTATTGACGGAGTTTCTTAAAGAAAAGCAGGATGAGATCCTGGGGATTGAATTTCGCAATTTGAGATTTAACTCCCAATGGGCTCAAGAATTACGAGAGTTCACGGCTGAGAACAGAGGATCGTTTCGTTTGCTGCCGGAATCAGAATCGGCCGCTGTCGACTTACGATTACTTCCAGAAAAAGGATTGCCTGAATTCTGGTCGACTTCGAGGAGGAAGTCCATCAGGAAGAACCAGAATCGTCTCTCCAAAAATGGACCGATCCAGTTTCGACTTATAGAAAATAAAAGCGAGTTTGATGTAGCCCTAAGTCATTTTCTGCGTCTCGAAGAATCCAGTTGGAAAGGAGAAATCGGAACAGCGCTGCAATCGACTCAAAAGGATCGGAAGTTCATCCAACATCTGACACATCAGTCCCAAAGTTCGGATTATCTGGTGATCAGCCAATTGTTAGCAGGTGAAGACATAGTCGCCACTGCTTTAAATTTCTGTTCGGGAAGAGAACTCTTTGCGTTCAAAATTGCCTGGGATGATCGATTCGTGAAATGCAGCCCGGGAATATTGCATGAAGTTGCTCTGGTGGACTATCTAATCTCCGAACAGTTGCCGTATGACCGAATCGATAGCTGCTCAAGTGCTGGATCGTATCTGGAAAATCTTTGGCCGAATCGAGTCGCGATTGGTTCGGGTTTGCTTTGCATGAATAAACTGGCCCGAGGCACTGGCAAAATGATTTCTCAAATGCAATTGCTCAAACGCTGGATGACAAACCTGACTTAA
- a CDS encoding GNAT family N-acetyltransferase — translation MESDKDIVIREAVESDVGEIRDLFEVAYGADYAFPQFFDTLFLKKQVFSSDSLMLVAEDPTCGRILGTGAVVYDVGAFTDLVGEFGRLVVHPEGRGRGIGKLLMEKRLELVSEHLHIGLADNRVEHPFSQKISLRYGFAPVGYIPTHNGEPVALFARYFNDALKMRRNHPHVAPPVYWLAETALTNVGLPCDVIVDETARSYPAAEDFEIEEMNAAGYTSLLRFERGRLRKRDIFGPVKLHFGSRALQRHNTSYLIAKRGGHLMGAIGYSCDTNVDKAVRIFELIYLNEEPVRYLLCELERRCREEWKVDYVETDVSADAPRMQKTLLELGFLPIAYVPSAVFHYVERLDTVRMARYYIPVDATENSMVDAMKPIANAVLREFNRQWIDPVLAVSLPRTMAFKGLNDEQTAQLANLFTRQRFRKGDRIVQIASQNGKSYLLLSGQVEILLGSDKVADVLNPGEFFGEMALLSHHPHSACVRAIEEVEVAMIAQNELEELLRVRTDVGLIMYRNLAAGLGAKLRRLGMPAAPPDL, via the coding sequence ATGGAATCAGATAAAGATATTGTGATTCGCGAAGCGGTTGAATCGGACGTGGGCGAGATCCGGGACCTGTTCGAAGTGGCTTATGGTGCGGATTACGCCTTCCCTCAATTTTTCGACACGTTATTTCTTAAAAAGCAGGTCTTCAGCAGTGATTCGCTGATGCTGGTTGCAGAAGACCCAACCTGCGGCCGAATTCTTGGTACTGGGGCAGTCGTCTATGATGTGGGGGCTTTCACAGATCTGGTCGGCGAGTTTGGCCGTCTGGTCGTACATCCTGAGGGACGCGGTCGGGGCATTGGAAAACTCCTGATGGAAAAACGCCTCGAACTAGTCAGCGAGCACCTGCACATTGGCTTGGCCGATAACCGCGTCGAGCATCCGTTTTCGCAAAAAATCTCACTACGTTACGGTTTCGCTCCGGTTGGGTATATTCCGACACATAACGGCGAACCCGTGGCCTTATTTGCGAGGTATTTCAATGATGCTCTGAAGATGCGACGGAACCATCCGCATGTCGCTCCGCCTGTGTACTGGCTAGCCGAGACCGCGCTCACAAATGTGGGCCTTCCATGCGATGTCATCGTGGACGAAACCGCCAGATCTTATCCAGCGGCCGAAGATTTTGAGATCGAGGAAATGAATGCTGCGGGCTACACATCTCTGCTGCGTTTTGAACGCGGTCGCCTCCGCAAGCGAGACATCTTCGGTCCTGTAAAACTTCACTTCGGTTCCCGGGCACTTCAGCGACACAATACCAGCTATCTCATCGCCAAACGCGGAGGCCACTTGATGGGTGCCATTGGATATTCGTGCGATACTAACGTTGACAAGGCAGTGCGGATTTTCGAACTAATCTACCTTAACGAAGAGCCCGTGCGTTACCTGCTGTGCGAACTGGAACGTCGCTGCCGCGAAGAGTGGAAAGTCGACTACGTTGAGACCGATGTTAGTGCAGATGCTCCCAGGATGCAAAAAACGCTTTTAGAACTTGGGTTCCTGCCGATTGCTTATGTCCCGTCAGCTGTCTTTCACTATGTGGAGAGACTCGATACCGTACGAATGGCACGTTACTACATACCGGTTGACGCAACAGAGAATTCGATGGTGGACGCGATGAAGCCGATTGCAAATGCTGTGTTACGGGAGTTCAACCGTCAATGGATTGACCCTGTTCTTGCAGTCAGCTTACCGCGGACAATGGCCTTCAAAGGACTGAACGACGAACAGACCGCGCAGTTGGCCAACCTATTCACTAGGCAGCGTTTCAGAAAAGGCGACAGGATTGTACAGATCGCAAGTCAGAATGGAAAATCATACTTACTTCTTTCCGGCCAGGTGGAGATTCTTTTAGGAAGTGATAAGGTGGCAGATGTTCTGAACCCGGGAGAATTCTTTGGCGAAATGGCCCTGCTGAGTCACCACCCGCATAGTGCATGTGTGCGAGCCATCGAGGAAGTCGAAGTTGCGATGATTGCCCAGAACGAACTGGAGGAACTGCTCCGCGTTCGCACCGATGTTGGCTTGATTATGTATCGCAACCTGGCTGCCGGTCTTGGTGCCAAACTGAGACGTCTCGGCATGCCCGCAGCCCCCCCTGACCTTTGA
- a CDS encoding mannonate dehydratase, with product MKRRSLLHSAMSITGVLGAAQYLEPLGQAARGRLQTTLQMQIGSQRGPISPEMLQFFQRYGVKHICGCPPYSKARGYWTVSELEQTRDLCLEYGISLDMVALPFLTSSHIDHEKRGAIMLGESGDRDRDIEYIQRMIACCAKVGIPAIKYNLSLLGVLRTKPTQGRGRSTYQSWKYSEAVPPTPYTRAGLVDEELAWERIEYFLKQIIPVCNEFHIRAACHPHDPGVPPEGYQGVCRVLGTVSGLKRLLSIQSSPLHGLNFCVGTVAEMLQDPAREILPIVQHFAQQKKIFNVHLRNIRGHRDDFQEVYVDEGDLDLFQILSVLKDAGYPYLVMPDHVPRHASDPDSLQAFAHSFGYIQGLLHSLD from the coding sequence ATGAAACGACGGTCCTTGTTACATTCGGCTATGTCAATTACAGGCGTTTTAGGCGCAGCTCAATATCTGGAACCTTTAGGTCAAGCTGCAAGGGGCAGATTGCAAACCACACTTCAGATGCAGATTGGATCTCAACGAGGTCCGATATCTCCCGAAATGCTTCAGTTTTTCCAGAGATACGGTGTCAAACATATCTGTGGGTGCCCTCCTTACTCCAAAGCACGAGGGTACTGGACGGTGTCCGAATTGGAGCAGACGCGTGACTTGTGTTTAGAATACGGAATTTCTCTGGACATGGTTGCTTTACCATTCCTGACATCCAGCCACATTGACCATGAAAAACGTGGAGCAATTATGCTGGGAGAAAGCGGGGATCGTGATCGTGATATAGAGTATATCCAGCGGATGATTGCCTGCTGTGCAAAGGTTGGAATTCCCGCGATCAAATACAATTTAAGTCTTCTAGGAGTTCTGAGGACAAAGCCTACTCAGGGTCGAGGCAGATCCACCTACCAGAGCTGGAAGTATTCTGAAGCCGTGCCACCGACTCCATACACCCGCGCAGGCCTTGTGGATGAGGAACTTGCTTGGGAGAGAATCGAGTATTTTTTGAAGCAGATCATTCCCGTCTGCAACGAGTTTCATATCCGTGCTGCCTGTCATCCGCACGATCCCGGAGTTCCTCCTGAAGGATATCAAGGCGTCTGTCGAGTGCTGGGCACGGTTTCAGGGCTAAAACGATTGCTGTCTATTCAATCCAGTCCATTGCACGGATTGAATTTTTGCGTGGGCACAGTCGCGGAGATGTTGCAAGATCCAGCCCGGGAAATACTGCCAATTGTGCAACATTTCGCGCAACAAAAGAAGATCTTCAACGTCCATTTGCGAAATATCCGAGGCCACCGCGATGATTTTCAGGAAGTTTATGTCGATGAGGGTGATCTGGATCTTTTCCAAATTCTGAGTGTCCTCAAGGACGCTGGATATCCGTATCTGGTAATGCCCGATCATGTCCCCCGTCATGCCTCGGACCCAGACAGTCTGCAGGCATTCGCACATAGTTTTGGTTATATCCAGGGCTTGCTGCATTCTCTCGACTGA
- a CDS encoding tetratricopeptide repeat protein, protein MKNLFLTCILLISHSAQAFSQEFKIGDRVVAIEEIQIMEDGQPVGNVSRGFPLDIITVEGDRLRVKSPRPGWISASQVISQTDALKYFSELINNDPTNRDNLYARAMVWLSIDKYDEAIADFTKRIAIKAEYRDYNERGYCWMMKGDMDKAIADFNTAVELAPKDARMRLNRGLAYKKTGDIERAIQDFNDALELDSELIGAYENRGLIHLRNNDLVNAVRDFDAVISLNPQSVRIRELRGRCLIDLGKAADAIIDFTKILERDPQSVNALFYRGNAYDSMGQYENALLDYNHVLEILPRNAIVYFRRGKTYHATDNLETALQDLNKALSIDADNVYFLRERADIYKDKEQYQKAVADLNRLLKQIPNSVPDLISRASSLKMLDQSAEAIHDLSLALKVDPGHDLAPLAHYIRGDLRRVAGDFESAIVDYDHALLGARSPEILYLRSKCYRNLGKPGQAIAGLRESIAINPDYIQAHNGLAWIFATWPSEEIRDGEQAVVHARHACELSDWKDPLLLDTLAAAYAESGDFQSARNYLDAAIQLMDDEIQVKAEVVHKQKLYKANKPYRESIPALDSEKR, encoded by the coding sequence ATGAAGAATTTATTCCTGACTTGTATATTACTGATCTCGCATTCTGCTCAAGCGTTCTCGCAAGAGTTTAAAATTGGAGATCGGGTTGTCGCCATCGAAGAGATTCAGATCATGGAAGACGGGCAACCGGTTGGAAATGTCTCTCGTGGTTTTCCATTGGATATCATCACAGTGGAGGGTGACCGCCTGCGTGTCAAATCACCTCGCCCTGGTTGGATTTCTGCTTCTCAGGTGATTTCTCAAACTGATGCACTTAAATACTTCTCGGAGTTGATCAATAATGATCCGACGAATCGAGATAATCTCTATGCCCGAGCAATGGTCTGGCTTTCAATAGATAAGTACGATGAAGCCATTGCTGATTTCACAAAACGAATTGCAATCAAGGCTGAGTATCGAGATTACAACGAACGAGGCTATTGCTGGATGATGAAAGGGGACATGGATAAGGCGATTGCAGACTTCAACACAGCAGTCGAACTAGCTCCCAAAGATGCCAGGATGCGTCTTAATCGTGGGCTCGCTTATAAGAAAACAGGAGACATCGAGCGAGCCATACAAGATTTTAATGACGCTCTGGAATTGGACAGCGAATTAATTGGAGCTTACGAAAACCGTGGACTGATACATCTGCGCAATAATGATCTCGTCAATGCCGTTCGTGACTTTGATGCCGTAATCAGTCTGAACCCACAGTCAGTCAGAATTCGTGAACTACGTGGTCGCTGTCTCATCGACCTGGGCAAAGCAGCCGATGCAATCATCGACTTTACAAAAATACTGGAAAGAGATCCACAAAGCGTTAACGCCCTCTTTTATCGAGGAAATGCCTACGACTCTATGGGCCAGTACGAGAATGCCCTGCTGGACTACAACCATGTTCTGGAAATCCTCCCGCGAAATGCGATTGTCTATTTTCGGCGAGGAAAAACGTATCATGCTACAGACAACCTTGAGACTGCATTGCAGGATCTCAACAAAGCCCTCTCCATAGATGCCGACAATGTCTACTTCCTGCGTGAGCGTGCAGATATCTATAAGGACAAAGAACAATACCAGAAAGCAGTTGCTGATCTGAATCGTCTACTAAAACAAATTCCCAATAGTGTTCCCGATTTAATCAGTCGGGCGAGCAGCTTAAAAATGCTCGATCAATCAGCGGAAGCAATACACGATTTATCTCTGGCGTTGAAAGTCGATCCTGGTCACGACCTGGCTCCACTGGCTCACTATATTCGCGGGGATCTCCGAAGAGTTGCAGGAGATTTTGAGTCAGCAATAGTGGATTACGATCATGCTTTGCTTGGAGCACGATCACCTGAAATTCTCTACCTGCGTTCTAAATGTTATCGAAACCTTGGCAAACCTGGACAAGCCATTGCTGGACTTCGTGAATCAATCGCAATCAACCCAGACTACATTCAAGCACACAATGGCCTAGCATGGATCTTCGCAACATGGCCTTCTGAGGAAATTCGCGACGGAGAACAAGCTGTCGTTCATGCCCGCCACGCTTGTGAATTAAGCGATTGGAAAGACCCGCTTTTATTGGATACGTTGGCAGCCGCTTATGCTGAATCTGGTGATTTTCAATCTGCTCGAAATTACCTTGATGCAGCGATTCAACTGATGGATGATGAAATCCAAGTTAAAGCGGAAGTGGTCCACAAACAAAAGCTGTATAAAGCGAACAAGCCCTACCGGGAATCGATTCCCGCCCTTGATTCTGAGAAACGCTGA
- a CDS encoding DUF4914 family protein, producing the protein MFTPVLPKVSLSHSTEAVLGEPKSMRSFSYTAEFLEAAVPDDQGYYKVGYHLDNRFVPDVIVCPIKNEVTANCMEACMRQRDQECMEIAYDLATYKMNYDKRFSEDFDSLRHETFVRLRIQDLGYFFFNVGRGGKGFVVFTIIPANAGFFALDFAMVQGIIPIQEIDAKGEDYHHSVIIFIALTFHYSHFEGKLVVVYNRREEFRELYICNLYSGKQCILKLNRECTIRIEPQKPWPGKFR; encoded by the coding sequence GTGTTTACTCCAGTACTACCAAAAGTATCGCTTTCTCATTCAACGGAGGCTGTGTTGGGTGAACCGAAGTCGATGCGATCATTCAGTTATACCGCTGAATTTCTGGAAGCCGCGGTGCCTGACGATCAGGGCTACTATAAGGTCGGTTATCACCTGGACAATCGTTTTGTTCCCGATGTGATCGTTTGCCCCATCAAAAACGAAGTGACCGCGAATTGCATGGAAGCTTGCATGCGGCAGCGTGACCAAGAATGCATGGAAATAGCTTACGATCTCGCAACGTACAAAATGAATTATGACAAGCGATTCAGCGAAGACTTTGATTCGCTTCGGCATGAGACTTTCGTAAGACTTAGAATACAGGATCTTGGCTATTTTTTCTTTAATGTCGGACGGGGTGGAAAAGGATTTGTTGTCTTCACCATCATCCCCGCGAATGCTGGCTTCTTCGCTCTTGACTTTGCGATGGTGCAGGGGATTATTCCGATTCAAGAGATTGATGCCAAGGGTGAAGATTATCATCATTCGGTTATCATCTTCATTGCACTGACCTTTCACTACTCGCACTTTGAAGGAAAGCTGGTTGTCGTTTACAACCGCCGCGAAGAGTTCCGCGAACTTTACATATGTAACTTGTACTCTGGAAAACAGTGCATTCTCAAGCTGAATCGAGAATGTACAATTCGCATTGAGCCTCAGAAACCCTGGCCCGGTAAATTCCGGTAA
- a CDS encoding glycosyltransferase, translated as MTFPVEFRSETDSETPNSEDLFQNSIRPLVSIIVPTFMEAANLPVLIPQVFEALNECGMTAEILIVDDNSPDETSKVCAELAEKYPVQLLVRKTERGLSSAVLHGLNHAQGSVLLVMDADLSHPPRKVPELVAAALEQQGDFVIGSRYVVGGSTDDDWSFFRWLNSQVATWMSRGLTTAKDPMAGFFALTRHTYEQARELNPIGYKIGLELIVKCGCRKVAEVPIHFKDRLHGESKLSLKEQLNYLRHLARLYRFKMGQWFTPLLFGLVGASGAIVDLVLLTLMLTVASFPVARAVAICGAMSWNFLGNRFITFSDRKQESLGFQYLKFCGSCTLGAIISWGLSTFMWTQFSEVLHTPQIAAAIGILGGVVMNFLLSNYLVFPQREPEFKLITGHLQAESAQSHSEQFTVTEQTEEIQQAAICFTDHLPQKNGSHWIGWLGLLSALLITFWVTFPNWSKQTIDGLDQAHNVTTSLFFYDLYRDMPVNNPVEYTYDYQRQYPALGLIFWPPLFHAISGLAMLVTGPQLSTVYGVVTAFAFVLSLCLYAGSRSLLSVPLALMVVLLTVTAPEMVALQNSVMLEIPSLACCLFVLWLYGNVTRRAGWKHNGEAVLAGLACAAITYTKQPAVFVLLGLFLDVLINHRHLLKHWKTWVCVGTAGVTVSPLALFTWKFGKVNIAQSFGNQGDIYVEHHQVASRWTMDAWTYYLKLLPGQLSWIVLVLSVVGLALLAIHPEFRKKQGIWLWSVVAWYLLFSYFDNKQVRFVGYVIPLLCLACGVALQWMWRQKPALSFLGAIACLTLVVPNLNAVPQSRPVGYANMEEYLQQVMGSQATGNVAYFGEDHHLFTAFLRLQDTKREHSLLRGDDLLALPEDSLVETLSKYQVRWVLIDPELPIGQQLLNHLEFANEHFVPVTDITLFDNNEKSFTLRAYHFQGELAQTASLIPLKSSLLGLSE; from the coding sequence ATGACATTTCCCGTTGAGTTTCGGTCAGAGACCGATTCTGAGACGCCCAACTCTGAAGACCTGTTTCAGAACTCAATCCGGCCACTGGTTTCCATCATTGTGCCGACGTTTATGGAGGCGGCAAATTTACCAGTGCTGATTCCTCAAGTCTTTGAGGCATTGAATGAATGCGGCATGACGGCAGAAATTCTTATTGTTGACGATAACAGCCCCGATGAAACATCAAAGGTTTGTGCAGAACTTGCAGAAAAATATCCGGTTCAGTTGCTCGTACGTAAAACGGAACGTGGACTCTCCAGTGCGGTATTGCATGGTCTTAACCACGCTCAGGGTTCGGTTTTGCTGGTGATGGATGCGGACTTGTCTCATCCCCCTCGGAAAGTTCCTGAACTGGTTGCAGCTGCGTTGGAACAGCAGGGAGATTTTGTTATAGGCAGTCGTTATGTCGTTGGAGGTAGTACCGATGACGACTGGAGTTTCTTCCGCTGGCTAAATTCACAGGTCGCGACCTGGATGTCCCGTGGATTGACAACGGCCAAAGATCCTATGGCCGGTTTCTTTGCGCTGACTCGTCATACTTATGAACAGGCAAGGGAACTTAATCCAATTGGTTACAAAATCGGACTGGAACTGATTGTAAAATGCGGCTGCCGGAAAGTAGCTGAGGTCCCCATTCATTTCAAGGACCGTCTACACGGGGAAAGCAAGCTTTCGTTGAAAGAGCAGTTGAATTACTTGCGTCATCTGGCACGACTTTATCGTTTCAAAATGGGTCAATGGTTTACCCCTTTGCTTTTTGGACTGGTCGGAGCTTCCGGGGCAATTGTCGATCTGGTTTTGTTGACGCTAATGTTAACGGTAGCCAGCTTTCCAGTCGCTCGAGCTGTCGCGATCTGTGGTGCGATGTCCTGGAATTTTCTGGGTAACCGATTTATCACCTTTTCCGACCGGAAACAAGAGTCGCTCGGTTTCCAGTATTTGAAATTTTGTGGTTCCTGCACCTTGGGAGCCATTATTTCCTGGGGGCTGTCTACTTTCATGTGGACTCAGTTTTCAGAAGTTTTGCACACTCCTCAAATTGCCGCAGCAATAGGAATTCTGGGAGGAGTGGTCATGAATTTCTTATTGAGCAATTATCTGGTCTTTCCTCAGCGGGAACCAGAATTCAAACTCATTACGGGTCATCTTCAAGCCGAGTCTGCACAGTCACATTCCGAACAGTTCACCGTGACGGAACAGACAGAAGAAATCCAGCAAGCGGCAATCTGTTTCACGGATCATCTGCCTCAAAAAAACGGTTCACATTGGATTGGCTGGCTGGGATTACTGTCAGCGTTATTGATCACATTCTGGGTAACTTTCCCGAACTGGTCCAAACAGACAATTGACGGGCTTGACCAGGCTCACAATGTCACAACCAGTCTATTCTTTTACGATCTTTATCGTGACATGCCTGTTAACAACCCTGTTGAATACACGTATGACTACCAACGGCAATATCCAGCATTAGGTTTGATCTTTTGGCCTCCATTATTTCACGCGATTTCCGGATTGGCGATGTTGGTCACAGGCCCTCAGCTTTCAACCGTTTATGGAGTTGTCACAGCTTTTGCATTCGTGTTGAGTCTATGCTTATATGCCGGGAGTCGGTCTTTACTATCGGTGCCGTTGGCTTTGATGGTGGTATTGCTAACGGTGACGGCTCCAGAAATGGTGGCTTTGCAGAATTCTGTCATGCTGGAAATTCCTTCGCTTGCTTGTTGTCTGTTTGTCCTTTGGCTTTACGGAAATGTCACTCGTCGCGCTGGTTGGAAACATAATGGGGAAGCGGTTCTGGCAGGCTTGGCTTGTGCTGCGATAACCTACACTAAGCAGCCAGCCGTATTTGTACTGCTGGGACTTTTCCTCGATGTTTTGATCAATCATCGCCATTTATTGAAGCACTGGAAAACATGGGTTTGTGTCGGAACGGCTGGAGTAACAGTTTCGCCTTTGGCATTGTTCACCTGGAAATTTGGCAAAGTCAACATTGCCCAATCGTTTGGGAATCAGGGAGATATTTATGTAGAGCATCATCAGGTAGCAAGCCGCTGGACCATGGATGCCTGGACTTATTATTTAAAATTACTGCCTGGTCAACTTTCCTGGATCGTGCTCGTTCTGTCTGTCGTTGGCCTTGCGTTACTTGCCATCCATCCTGAATTCCGAAAAAAGCAGGGTATCTGGTTATGGTCAGTCGTTGCCTGGTATCTCCTATTTTCTTATTTCGATAACAAGCAGGTCCGTTTCGTTGGCTATGTGATTCCGCTGTTATGCCTGGCCTGTGGAGTTGCCTTACAATGGATGTGGAGACAAAAACCCGCACTCTCTTTTCTGGGGGCGATCGCCTGTCTGACATTGGTTGTCCCAAATTTGAATGCGGTTCCGCAGTCTCGCCCTGTTGGATATGCCAACATGGAAGAATATCTGCAGCAAGTGATGGGATCGCAAGCTACGGGAAATGTGGCCTATTTTGGTGAAGATCATCACTTATTTACCGCCTTTCTCAGACTGCAAGATACAAAACGGGAACATTCTTTACTGAGAGGGGATGATCTGCTGGCGTTGCCGGAAGACTCGTTAGTGGAAACATTATCGAAATATCAGGTTCGCTGGGTGCTGATTGATCCAGAATTGCCAATCGGTCAACAGTTGTTGAATCATTTGGAATTCGCAAATGAGCATTTTGTTCCAGTCACGGATATCACACTTTTCGACAACAACGAGAAATCTTTCACTCTTCGAGCTTATCACTTTCAAGGTGAACTGGCCCAGACTGCCAGTTTGATTCCCTTGAAAAGCTCACTATTAGGTTTGAGCGAGTGA
- a CDS encoding M20 metallopeptidase family protein, with translation MSDLLPAELFQKLIEVRRDLHRNPEPSWQEFRTAEKVCQFLDEHRISYRDGIAGTGILAEIPGANTERFIAIRGDMDALPVHEETGLEFASRIEGMMHACGHDGHTTMVLGAAALLRAAELPVSVRFIFQPAEETGLGAKKMIEENALDGVSMIFGGHVDRHYHAGSIAISDGPVNASSDQFKISIFGGGGHAARPHEAVDPVVVGSLLVMALQTIVSREVDPAHPSVVTVGDFHAGTAPNVLASCAVLRGTIRAQDAAVRKHLKASIRRIAESVARLHNTEIDVELCEGTPPVINSDEMIQLARQAAISVVGENNTVKMRAANMGGEDFGFYLQKVPGCYVRFGSVVPGKEGYPAHSSRFDFDEKALAVGATYFAEIARIAAEQIHNTSSQP, from the coding sequence ATGAGTGATTTGTTGCCCGCGGAACTCTTTCAGAAACTGATTGAGGTGCGACGTGATCTGCATAGAAATCCTGAACCCAGTTGGCAGGAGTTTCGTACGGCGGAAAAGGTTTGTCAGTTCCTTGATGAGCATCGGATATCGTATCGCGATGGTATTGCGGGTACGGGGATTCTGGCCGAAATACCGGGGGCGAATACTGAGCGGTTTATTGCCATCCGCGGCGACATGGATGCCCTTCCTGTGCATGAGGAAACGGGTCTAGAGTTTGCTTCTAGAATCGAAGGAATGATGCACGCGTGCGGCCACGACGGCCATACGACCATGGTACTAGGGGCCGCGGCATTGTTACGGGCCGCAGAATTACCGGTGTCAGTAAGGTTTATCTTTCAACCGGCGGAAGAAACTGGCCTAGGTGCAAAAAAAATGATCGAAGAGAATGCACTTGATGGCGTGTCGATGATTTTTGGCGGCCATGTCGATCGACACTATCACGCCGGCAGCATTGCCATTTCGGACGGTCCGGTCAATGCCTCGTCTGATCAATTCAAAATATCGATCTTTGGTGGTGGAGGGCATGCGGCTCGACCACACGAAGCCGTTGATCCGGTAGTCGTGGGATCATTGCTGGTGATGGCGTTGCAGACCATCGTATCACGGGAAGTGGACCCTGCTCATCCGTCCGTCGTGACGGTAGGTGATTTTCACGCTGGTACAGCACCAAATGTTCTAGCCAGTTGTGCGGTTCTTCGCGGCACGATTCGGGCACAGGATGCAGCGGTTCGGAAACACTTGAAAGCATCGATTCGTCGCATCGCAGAGTCGGTAGCTCGACTTCACAACACGGAAATAGACGTTGAACTATGTGAAGGAACACCACCGGTGATTAACTCAGACGAGATGATTCAGCTCGCCCGACAGGCTGCGATTTCAGTAGTTGGGGAAAACAACACCGTTAAAATGCGAGCCGCCAATATGGGTGGCGAAGACTTCGGATTCTATTTGCAGAAAGTCCCCGGTTGCTACGTCCGATTCGGGTCTGTTGTTCCCGGCAAGGAGGGGTATCCGGCTCATTCCAGTCGGTTCGATTTCGATGAAAAGGCGCTGGCCGTAGGTGCGACTTACTTTGCTGAGATCGCAAGAATTGCGGCTGAGCAGATTCACAATACTTCGTCCCAGCCGTAG